One genomic segment of Flavobacteriaceae bacterium includes these proteins:
- a CDS encoding IS3 family transposase (programmed frameshift), with protein sequence MKRRKYSKEFKIKAVELSNVRGNTKQIAMELGISADLIYRWRRELEQRPDLAFSGNGVKQLTEDQKELERLRKQLKDVTMERDNLKKGREHLLQERSEVLKFIKDYSREYPVGKMCKIFKISRNSYYRSKNYVPSDRDGKNRMLLSEIHRICERSKSTYGSPRITEELKAKGFKVSRSRVARLMKKHGIKAVRKKKFVVTTDSKHQYPVADNVLDRDFKATAAAQKWVSDITYLKTAQGWLYLTVIIDLFDRKVIGWSLSNGLKARQTIIAAWRMAVNNRMPCEGMIFHSDRGVQYASHAFVNILKSYHVTPSMSRKGNCWDNAVAESFFKTIKTELMIDNKFISNKSLQIKVFEYIETWYNRYRRHSALGYKNIIEFEKLYQIKNVA encoded by the exons ATGAAACGAAGAAAATACAGTAAAGAGTTTAAAATTAAAGCAGTAGAATTAAGCAATGTACGAGGTAACACAAAGCAGATTGCCATGGAATTGGGAATCAGTGCAGATCTTATTTACAGATGGCGTAGAGAATTAGAACAGCGTCCTGATTTAGCTTTTAGCGGTAATGGCGTCAAACAACTCACAGAAGATCAGAAAGAGTTAGAGCGATTACGTAAACAGCTCAAGGATGTTACCATGGAGCGGGATA ATCTTAAAAAAGGCCGTGAGCATCTTCTCCAAGAGCGATCGGAAGTATTGAAATTTATCAAAGATTACAGTAGAGAATATCCGGTTGGGAAGATGTGTAAAATTTTTAAAATTAGTAGAAACAGTTATTACAGGAGTAAGAATTATGTTCCATCAGATAGAGATGGAAAAAATCGTATGCTACTCTCTGAGATTCACCGTATCTGTGAGCGAAGTAAATCTACTTATGGAAGTCCTAGAATTACAGAGGAACTCAAAGCTAAAGGGTTTAAAGTATCTAGGTCTAGGGTAGCACGATTGATGAAAAAACACGGGATTAAAGCAGTTCGTAAAAAGAAATTTGTTGTCACGACAGATTCTAAGCATCAATATCCAGTAGCTGATAATGTATTGGATAGAGATTTTAAAGCTACCGCTGCTGCACAGAAATGGGTTTCTGATATTACCTATTTAAAGACTGCACAAGGATGGCTGTACTTAACGGTAATTATTGACCTGTTTGATCGTAAAGTCATTGGTTGGTCTTTGAGCAATGGACTCAAAGCAAGACAAACTATCATTGCTGCATGGAGAATGGCTGTAAACAACAGAATGCCTTGTGAAGGTATGATTTTTCATTCTGATCGAGGTGTACAATACGCATCTCATGCGTTTGTTAATATCCTTAAAAGTTATCATGTAACACCCAGTATGAGTAGAAAAGGAAACTGTTGGGATAATGCAGTAGCTGAATCTTTTTTTAAAACAATCAAAACAGAACTAATGATAGACAATAAGTTTATATCCAACAAAAGTCTTCAAATTAAAGTCTTTGAATACATAGAAACTTGGTACAACAGATACAGAAGACATTCTGCTCTTGGTTACAAAAATATCATCGAATTTGAAAAATTATATCAAATCAAAAATGTAGCTTAA
- a CDS encoding GNAT family N-acetyltransferase produces the protein MKKLDFKKEFIFENDFITLSPLQLEHTEILLEISDDPDIWIFFLEKGNGIKNITRYVENAIANRNLQKEYPFIVFDKITNQYAGTTRFYEYSAELKTIKLGYTWYGKNFRGKGINKHCKYLLFEFAFEELKVERVGFGAYMDNTISIAALKSVGCQREGVLRNMFPAINGKGRADAILMSILREEWFTTVKTQLKAKISKL, from the coding sequence TTGAAAAAATTGGACTTCAAAAAAGAATTTATTTTTGAAAATGATTTCATTACATTAAGTCCTCTTCAATTAGAACACACAGAAATTCTTTTAGAAATTTCTGATGATCCGGACATTTGGATTTTTTTTCTTGAAAAAGGGAATGGTATTAAAAACATAACAAGATATGTTGAAAATGCAATAGCAAATAGAAATTTGCAGAAAGAATATCCTTTCATTGTTTTTGATAAAATTACAAATCAATATGCAGGAACTACAAGATTTTATGAATATTCAGCAGAATTAAAAACAATAAAATTAGGGTATACTTGGTATGGAAAAAACTTTAGAGGAAAAGGCATTAATAAACATTGTAAATACTTATTATTTGAATTTGCTTTTGAAGAATTAAAGGTTGAACGGGTTGGTTTTGGAGCTTATATGGATAATACAATTAGTATAGCAGCTCTGAAAAGTGTAGGATGTCAAAGAGAAGGCGTTTTAAGAAATATGTTTCCTGCTATTAATGGAAAAGGAAGAGCAGATGCTATTCTGATGAGTATTTTGAGGGAAGAATGGTTTACTACTGTAAAAACACAATTAAAAGCTAAAATTTCAAAATTATGA
- a CDS encoding glycoside hydrolase, translated as MLELQNRAVKILNNNWKNGFSIPCANLYPFQWKWDSGFIAIGFAYFDMQKAEREITTLLDAQWNNGFIPHIVFHTENDSYFPGADFHQSSLHPLSSKKYKSTGMTQPPVIGFVLEEIYKISKNKKQTLHYLEMVIDKVYANHLYLYQNRDPQNEGLVYIYHNWESGTDNSPIWDDVWKTMNPPEYSFERRDTMHVDTSERPSKREYDYYLHIIELAKKQNYDDKKIAELSPFLVQDPMFNAMLIKSNESLLYLYKLLGNNNGKIEQLKKWQEKSKKSFNDKLFDEELGAYIHYDLRNQKPLRYLTSSSFSPLFATIPSKERAATVVKIMIDKFGNKNQYLCASFDPTSHLFNPKKYWRGPVWVNLNWMLFYGLKHYGYYDIAERIKQDTIEIVQKNGFYEYFDSRKEVHLKENAGYGGNDFSWSAALVIDMLNN; from the coding sequence ATGTTAGAACTACAAAACAGAGCTGTAAAAATATTAAATAATAACTGGAAAAATGGTTTTAGCATCCCTTGTGCAAATCTATACCCTTTTCAGTGGAAATGGGATTCCGGCTTTATTGCAATTGGTTTTGCATATTTCGATATGCAAAAAGCAGAAAGAGAAATCACCACCTTGTTAGATGCTCAATGGAATAATGGTTTTATACCACATATTGTTTTTCATACCGAAAATGACAGCTATTTTCCCGGAGCAGATTTTCATCAGTCCAGTTTGCATCCATTATCATCAAAAAAATATAAATCTACAGGAATGACACAGCCTCCTGTTATAGGTTTTGTTTTAGAAGAAATATATAAAATTAGTAAAAATAAAAAACAGACTTTACACTATTTGGAAATGGTTATAGATAAAGTGTATGCAAATCATCTTTATTTATATCAAAACAGAGATCCACAAAATGAAGGATTAGTTTATATCTATCACAATTGGGAGTCAGGTACGGATAATTCTCCTATTTGGGATGATGTGTGGAAAACTATGAATCCTCCTGAATATAGTTTTGAAAGAAGAGATACCATGCATGTAGATACTTCGGAAAGACCTTCAAAAAGGGAATATGACTATTATTTGCATATTATAGAGCTTGCTAAAAAGCAGAATTATGATGATAAGAAAATTGCAGAATTATCTCCTTTTTTAGTACAAGATCCTATGTTTAATGCGATGCTTATAAAATCGAATGAGAGTTTACTTTATTTATATAAATTATTAGGTAATAATAACGGCAAGATTGAACAATTAAAAAAATGGCAAGAAAAAAGTAAGAAGTCCTTCAATGATAAATTATTTGATGAAGAACTTGGGGCTTATATTCACTATGATTTAAGAAATCAGAAACCTCTTAGATATCTAACTTCCTCTTCTTTTTCTCCTTTGTTTGCAACTATTCCTTCAAAAGAGAGAGCTGCAACAGTGGTAAAGATAATGATAGATAAATTTGGAAATAAAAACCAATATTTATGTGCTTCTTTCGATCCTACGAGTCACCTTTTCAACCCTAAAAAGTATTGGAGAGGACCGGTTTGGGTAAACCTTAATTGGATGCTTTTTTATGGTTTAAAACATTATGGATATTATGATATTGCTGAGCGTATAAAACAAGATACAATTGAAATAGTTCAGAAAAATGGATTTTATGAATATTTTGATTCTAGAAAAGAAGTCCATCTAAAAGAAAATGCCGGGTATGGCGGAAATGATTTTTCTTGGAGTGCAGCTTTGGTAATTGATATGTTAAATAATTGA